The window TTCATCAACACGACAAAGGTTGAGCCACCAACAACGATAAGGATTGATGTCACATCGACGAACATACCGATGCTGCCACCAAGCACCATCGCCATTACAACGAATGCAAAACCGCCTATCAAACCTATTAGGGTTGCTAAATCCACAAAGCACTCCTCTCGCTCTATTTATCTATTGCTCACGAATTACTACTTATATCGACAACTCGAGGAGAATTTTTAGGAAAATCTTAGCTAGCCGATCACAAATTCATACCAGTAACCTTTAGTAAAATGGACACTTTCATAGCTCAGACGCATTTAGAGCCAATTTTGTGACAATTGTGTAAGGTTAAATTTGACCAAGTTACTAGGCTAAGGTAACTTTCGTGCATCTTATGAGAGGCTAAATAAAGGCAGAGAAGAGATGGCGGTTAAGAAACCAGAAAACATGACCTTCGAAGCAACCATTGAAGAGCTTGATAGCTTGGTTGATCAATTAGAAAGTGGCGATCTTGCTCTAGATGATGCCTTACGTAAATTTGAGCGAGGTATTGCCCTAGCTCGTGCTGGCCAAACAAAACTAAGCGACGCTGAACAACGCGTGAGTATTCTTCTCAGCAAAGATGATGAAGCACCACTGAGTGACTTCAATCCAGATTCAGAATAATTATTAGTAGTGAGCGATGTGATGCAACAGACATTGACTTCTTTTCAACAAAGAAACAATCAACAATTGAATTTGTGGCTAGAACAGCTTCCGTATCATGAACTTCCATTAATTGATGCAATGAAATACGGCCTTTTGTTAGGCGGGAAACGCGTTCGTCCTTTTCTTGTTTACATCACTGGTCAAATGCTGGGTTGTAAAGCTGAAGATATGGACACTCCAGCCGCAGCGATTGAATGCATCCACGCTTACTCGCTTATTCATGACGATCTACCCGCGATGGATGATGATGAGCTGCGTCGTGGCCAACCGACTTGCCATATTAAGTTCGATGAAGCGACGGCGATACTGACTGGTGACTCACTCCAAACGCTCGCCTTTACTATCTTGGCAGATGGCCCGTTAAATCCAGAAGCAGAAAAGCAGCGTATCAATATGATAAAAGCTCTAGCTCATTCTTCTGGTGCCAACGGCATGTGTGTCGGACAAGCACTGGATTTAAGTGCAGAGAATCGTCAAATCTCTCTCGAAGAAATGGAAGAAATCCATCGTAAAAAAACCGGAGCCCTAATAGACTGTGCGGTTAAATTAGGTGCTTTGGCCGCTGGTGATAAAGGTATCGACGTTTTACCACATTTAGAGCGCTATTCGAAAGCAATTGGTTTGGCGTTTCAGGTTCAAGACGATATTCTTGATATCATTAGTGACACAGAAACATTGGGTAAGCCTCAGGGTTCTGATCAAGAACTCAATAAGAGCACTTACCCTTCCCTGCTGGGTTTAGAGGGAGCGATAGAGAAAGCTCACTCTCTGTTACAGGAAGCACTTCAAGCATTGGAAGCTATCCCATACAATACTCAGTTACTTGAAGAGTTCGCCCGATATGTCATCGAGCGCAAAAATTAACACTATAAGCGCGCATTTATATGACTCTTGATATTTCAAAATACCCGACACTGGCGTTAGCAAATACACCGGAAGAGTTGCGTCTTCTTCCCAAAGAAACATTACCAGCTTTGTGTGATGAGCTTCGTACGTATCTGCTAAATTCAGTGAGCCAATCAAGCGGACACTTAGCGTCCGGCTTAGGCACAGTAGAGCTCACAGTTGCCCTGCATTATGTTTATAACACACCAATAGACCAATTAATCTGGGATGTTGGTCATCAAGCTTACCCACATAAAATCCTGACCGGTCGTCGTGAAAAAATGCCGACTATCCGCCAGAAAGGCGGGTTACACCCATTCCCTTGGCGCTCTGAGAGCGAATACGACACGCTGTCGGTAGGTCACTCTTCGACTTCTATCAGTGCCGGACTTGGCATGGCCATCAGCGCACAGAAAGAGGGTAAAGGACGTAAGGTCGTCAGTGTAATTGGTGATGGTGCCATTACGGCTGGAATGGCTTTCGAAGCTATGAACCACGCCGGTGATGTTCATCCGGATATGCTAGTGATTCTGAACGATAACGAGATGTCGATTTCAGAAAACGTTGGTGCACTGAATAACCACTTAGCAAAATTACTGTCTGGCAACCTGTATACGTCGATTCGTGAAGGTGGTAAGAAAGTACTTTCTGGCGTTCCACCAATTAAAGAGCTGGTTCGTCGCACTGAAGAGCACCTAAAAGGCATGGTCGTGCCAGGTACGCTATTCGAAGAGTTTGGATTTAACTACATTGGTCCGATTGATGGACACGACGTCAACGAGCTGGTTCAGACACTGAAGAACATGCGTGAGCTGAAAGGCCCTCAATTCCTGCACATCATGACCAAGAAAGGCAAAGGTTATGAACCCGCAGAAAAGGATCCTATTGGCTATCATGGCGTACCTAAGTTCGACCCGACACATGATTGCCTGCCAAAGAGCAGCGGTGGCAAGCCAACCTTCTCCAAGATCTTTGGTGACTTCCTGTGTGATATGGCCGCACAAGATCCTAAGCTAATGGCGATTACGCCAGCGATGCGAGAAGGCTCAGGCATGGTGCGTTTCTCTAAAGAGTACCCAGAGCAGTATTTTGATGTTGCTATCGCTGAGCAGCACGCGGTGACGCTCGCAACAGGTATGGCTATTGCTGGTAATAACCCAATCGTTGCCATTTACTCGACTTTCTTACAACGAGGCTATGATCAGCTCATCCACGACATCGCTATTATGGACTTACCAGTGATGTTCGCTATCGACCGAGCCGGTCTGGTGGGTGCTGATGGGCAGACTCACCAAGGTGCGTTTGACTTGAGCTTTATGCGCTGCATTCCAAACATGGTGATCATGGCACCAAGCGACGAGAATGAATGTCGCCAAATGCTTTACACCGGTCACAAGCACACAGGTCCAAGCGCGGTTCGTTACCCTCGCGGAAACGGCATGGGTACCAAAATCGATAACGAGTTTACCGCACTTGAGATCGGTAAAGGTCGAATCGTACGTAAAGGTGAAAAAGTTGCCATCCTGAGTTTTGGTACCTTCCTGCCTAACGCTTTAGAAGCCGCTGAAAACCTTAATGCAACGGTTGCTGACATGCGCTTTGTGAAGCCGTTAGATGAAGCAATGATTCGTCAGCTCGCCAGCGAACACGATGTGCTGGTAACGTTAGAAGAGAACGCGATTGCTGGCGGTGCAGGTGCAGGTGTTCTTGAGTTCATGATGAAAGAAAAAATCATCAAGCCAGTGCTCAACCTTGGCTTACCGGATAAGTTTGTTCCTCAAGGCACTCAGGAAGAGTTGCATGAAGAGCTCGGTCTGGATGCTAAAGGGATTGAACAATCCATCAATGATTACCTGGCGAAGTAACCGCCACGGAAGTCGACCACTGATACGCAAAAGGGATGCATTGTTGCATCCCTTTTCTATTTTACCTGGGTATGAAGCGTACTAGCTCATCCAGCCTGCATAGTGGGCCACTAAAAACAGAACAATCCCCGCCATAATACCGGCCACGATGTCATCGATCATGATGCCTAAGCCACCGTGCACCCGCTTATCCAGCCAGCCGATAGGCCAAGGCTTAACCATATCGAAGAAACGAAACAAGATAAAACCAGTAAGCAGCCACTTCCATTCGGTTATCGGGATATTCAGTGCAGGAACAATACTCATCGTAATCCAAAAGCCCGCGAACTCATCCCAGACGATCGAGCCATGATCGTGTACTTTCATGTCATCAGACGTCACTTGACAGATCTTCACACCAATTACGCATGAGAAGATCACCACGATGACATAAGCAGAAAACGGCAGCTGAGCTAACAACAAAAAGAAAGGGACCGCCGCTAATGTCCCCATCGTTCCCGGAACAATAGGCGACAAACCGCTACCAAATCCTGTTGCCAATAAATGCCATGGATTCTTTAACGAAATAAGAGAAAGAGGATTGGTCATATCCTTAAACCTATAACTACTAGTTTGGTTTCAATCTTGGTTACTTGAAGTGGTCAAAACCGCTTAAGTCCCAGTCAAGAGGTTGATTGTTGTCGTGAAGCTCAAAAGTACCATGCGGTCGAATTTGACCAATGCACGTCACTTTACAGCCAATATGAGACAGAGCACTTTGCAATGAGCCATGGTTTTGTTCTGGTACGGTAAAACACAGCTCATACTCTTCACCACTTGATAAAGCATACTGCTGTGCGCTGATCTTATCATCTAAAAACTGCGCTAAATCCGAAGATATCGGCAATTGGGATACATCGATACTGACACCGACCTGTGATCGCTTCAATATGTGTTTTATATCGGATATCAAACCATCCGAGATATCGATAGCGGAAGACGCCAGATCGACCAGTGCTTGTCCAGCCAAAACTCTAGGTGTACTCAAGTAATGCGCTTTTTCCAGGCTGTCAGCGCCTACCCGAGAACGAAGAGAACCATCTAAGATAACATCCAGTCCGGCTTTCGCATCGCCAAGACAGCCTGTTACATAAACCCAGTCGCCTACTTTCGCCCCAGAACGAGTTAACGCTTTTCCTTGCGGAACGAATCCCTGCACGGTCAGTGTTAAGCTCAAGGGTCCTTTAGTGGTATCCCCGCCGATAAGTTGAATACCAAAATAATCAGCCAGTTCAAAGAAGGCATCACAAAAAGGTGCAAGCCACTCTTCATCAGGCTCCGGCATGGTTAACGCAAAACTGACCCACGCAGGCGTCGCGCCCATCGCTGCTAAGTCGCTGATATTTGAAGCGAGTGCTTTGTGCGCGACCCAAGCAGGGTTCGCGTCAGGAAGAAAGTGTGTCCCCGCAACTAAGGTATCGGTGCTGATCGCAATATGTACATTATCTGGTGCTTTGACCAGTGCACAATCATCCCCTGCAGCAAGGTGAACATCTTTTCGTTGGTTTTGACGACCAACAAAGTACTTGTCTATTAAGCTAAATTCACCAGACATAATTTATCTTTAATTTTTGATATATAAGCTTTTGACATAAAAAAGGTCAGCATATGCTGACCTTTTTACTGAAGAAATCGTTATTTCTTACGTACGTGAGGTGCTGCTTTATCCAGCACACCATTCACAAACTTGTGACTGTCTTCTGCAGCGAACACTTTTGCAAGTTCAATCGCTTCGTTGATCACGACTTTGTAAGGTACATCTTCGCGACGAGTCATCTCGTACATAGCAAGGCGAAGAAGAGCAAGTTCCATCATATCTAGGTCCTGCATCGGACGTGAAATGTATGGACGAATTTTACTATCTAGCTCAGCGTGGCTAAGTACAACACCGCCTAGTAGTTCACGAAAGTACTCTACGTCAGTTTCTGGAGCTGCTAGAGCCGGCTCTGATGCATGAAGTTCTTCTTCATCGTATTTGTCACCTGACAAAAACTGTTCTTCAATCTTGGCAACATTCTCTTTAGTAATTTGCCATGAGTAGATCGCTTGTAGAGCGAATTGACGTGCATTACGACGTGCGGCTGGTTTCACACTGGCCCCCATTAGGAATCAATTTCAGATAGTACATTAATCATTTCAAGTGCGCTTAGTGCAGCCTCTGCACCTTTATTACCAGCCTTGGTTCCTGCGCGTTCAATCGCTTGATCGATAGTATCAACAGTCAAAACACCGAATGCGACAGGAATGCTGAATTCCATAGACACTTGTGCCAGACCTTTATTCATTTCACTACAAACATAGTCAAAGTGAGGCGTTCCACCGCGAATAACAGACCCTAGAGATACAATAGCGTCGAATTTGCCAGTTTTAGCAACACGTTGAGCTACTAGAGGTAGTTCTACGGCACCTGGACAACGAACAACCGTAATGTTGTCATCGCTTACTTGCCCGTGACGCTTTAGTGTATCGATCGCACCAGAAAGTAGGCTTTCGTTAATAAAACTGTTGAAACGAGAAATAACGATAGCAATTTTTGCATTTGGCGCTGGGAAGCCACCCTCGATCACTTTCATAAGCTTTCCTTTAACTCTATTTTTAAGTGAAATATGTTCATCAAGTGAGAATCGCCGGATTCTAGCACAATTGTGTGAGCAATATCTAATGGAAATTGGTGGGAGCAACGAGTTCCTGGTCTAGTAGGACGTAAGGTCTGTTCAAGACCAGCAACTTATCGTTCAGTCGTCACTCACAGACGTATTCAACTACGTTCAGGCCAAAACCGCCTAACGCATGGTATTTTTTATTCGATGACGATAACAAACGCATGTCGTGAATGCCCAGGTCAGCGAGAATCTGCGAACCTACCCCTACACGACGCGAAGTACCTTGTTTCTTCGCTAGCGTCGGTGCTTCCCCTTTATCTTGCGCTTCAAACATCTTGACGCGGTGAATAAGAAGTTCACTGGAGTCCTCATGACCCAGCACAACCAAAACACCACCTTCTTCGCCAATGCGCTTCATTGCCTTGTCTAAGGTCCAGCTGCGCTCCGCATTACGGTCACTGCGCAATAAGTCAGTAAACACATCTTGCAAGTGTACGCGAACTAACGGTGCTTTTTCTTTCCAATCACCCTTACACATGGCGTAATGGACTTGGTTATCAATCGTATCTTTGAAGGTGACAAGCTTAAACTCACCAAACTCAGTCGGCAGCTTACATTCAGCGACACGTTCAATGGTCGTCTCTGTGTTATTGCGATATTCGATTAGGTCAGCGATCGTACCCAGTTTAATACCGTGTTTTTCACAGAAAATTTCAAGATCTGGTCGACGAGCCATCGTACCATCATCGTTTAGGATCTCTACAATGACGGATGCCGGTTCCAAACCAGCAAGGCGAGCTAAATCAC is drawn from uncultured Vibrio sp. and contains these coding sequences:
- the ribBA gene encoding bifunctional 3,4-dihydroxy-2-butanone-4-phosphate synthase/GTP cyclohydrolase II, yielding MPISTPEEIIDDIRAGKMVVLMDDEDRENEGDLIMAAEHITPEAINFMATHGRGLICLTMTKERCSSLGLPPMVQDNNAQYTTNFTVSIEAAEGVTTGISAADRARTVQAAVAPNAKAADLVQPGHIFPLAAQDGGVLTRAGHTEAGCDLARLAGLEPASVIVEILNDDGTMARRPDLEIFCEKHGIKLGTIADLIEYRNNTETTIERVAECKLPTEFGEFKLVTFKDTIDNQVHYAMCKGDWKEKAPLVRVHLQDVFTDLLRSDRNAERSWTLDKAMKRIGEEGGVLVVLGHEDSSELLIHRVKMFEAQDKGEAPTLAKKQGTSRRVGVGSQILADLGIHDMRLLSSSNKKYHALGGFGLNVVEYVCE
- the nusB gene encoding transcription antitermination factor NusB gives rise to the protein MGASVKPAARRNARQFALQAIYSWQITKENVAKIEEQFLSGDKYDEEELHASEPALAAPETDVEYFRELLGGVVLSHAELDSKIRPYISRPMQDLDMMELALLRLAMYEMTRREDVPYKVVINEAIELAKVFAAEDSHKFVNGVLDKAAPHVRKK
- the dxs gene encoding 1-deoxy-D-xylulose-5-phosphate synthase, which codes for MTLDISKYPTLALANTPEELRLLPKETLPALCDELRTYLLNSVSQSSGHLASGLGTVELTVALHYVYNTPIDQLIWDVGHQAYPHKILTGRREKMPTIRQKGGLHPFPWRSESEYDTLSVGHSSTSISAGLGMAISAQKEGKGRKVVSVIGDGAITAGMAFEAMNHAGDVHPDMLVILNDNEMSISENVGALNNHLAKLLSGNLYTSIREGGKKVLSGVPPIKELVRRTEEHLKGMVVPGTLFEEFGFNYIGPIDGHDVNELVQTLKNMRELKGPQFLHIMTKKGKGYEPAEKDPIGYHGVPKFDPTHDCLPKSSGGKPTFSKIFGDFLCDMAAQDPKLMAITPAMREGSGMVRFSKEYPEQYFDVAIAEQHAVTLATGMAIAGNNPIVAIYSTFLQRGYDQLIHDIAIMDLPVMFAIDRAGLVGADGQTHQGAFDLSFMRCIPNMVIMAPSDENECRQMLYTGHKHTGPSAVRYPRGNGMGTKIDNEFTALEIGKGRIVRKGEKVAILSFGTFLPNALEAAENLNATVADMRFVKPLDEAMIRQLASEHDVLVTLEENAIAGGAGAGVLEFMMKEKIIKPVLNLGLPDKFVPQGTQEELHEELGLDAKGIEQSINDYLAK
- the ribE gene encoding 6,7-dimethyl-8-ribityllumazine synthase codes for the protein MKVIEGGFPAPNAKIAIVISRFNSFINESLLSGAIDTLKRHGQVSDDNITVVRCPGAVELPLVAQRVAKTGKFDAIVSLGSVIRGGTPHFDYVCSEMNKGLAQVSMEFSIPVAFGVLTVDTIDQAIERAGTKAGNKGAEAALSALEMINVLSEIDS
- the thiL gene encoding thiamine-phosphate kinase → MSGEFSLIDKYFVGRQNQRKDVHLAAGDDCALVKAPDNVHIAISTDTLVAGTHFLPDANPAWVAHKALASNISDLAAMGATPAWVSFALTMPEPDEEWLAPFCDAFFELADYFGIQLIGGDTTKGPLSLTLTVQGFVPQGKALTRSGAKVGDWVYVTGCLGDAKAGLDVILDGSLRSRVGADSLEKAHYLSTPRVLAGQALVDLASSAIDISDGLISDIKHILKRSQVGVSIDVSQLPISSDLAQFLDDKISAQQYALSSGEEYELCFTVPEQNHGSLQSALSHIGCKVTCIGQIRPHGTFELHDNNQPLDWDLSGFDHFK
- the xseB gene encoding exodeoxyribonuclease VII small subunit; this translates as MAVKKPENMTFEATIEELDSLVDQLESGDLALDDALRKFERGIALARAGQTKLSDAEQRVSILLSKDDEAPLSDFNPDSE
- the pgpA gene encoding phosphatidylglycerophosphatase A, translated to MTNPLSLISLKNPWHLLATGFGSGLSPIVPGTMGTLAAVPFFLLLAQLPFSAYVIVVIFSCVIGVKICQVTSDDMKVHDHGSIVWDEFAGFWITMSIVPALNIPITEWKWLLTGFILFRFFDMVKPWPIGWLDKRVHGGLGIMIDDIVAGIMAGIVLFLVAHYAGWMS
- the ispA gene encoding (2E,6E)-farnesyl diphosphate synthase; the encoded protein is MQQTLTSFQQRNNQQLNLWLEQLPYHELPLIDAMKYGLLLGGKRVRPFLVYITGQMLGCKAEDMDTPAAAIECIHAYSLIHDDLPAMDDDELRRGQPTCHIKFDEATAILTGDSLQTLAFTILADGPLNPEAEKQRINMIKALAHSSGANGMCVGQALDLSAENRQISLEEMEEIHRKKTGALIDCAVKLGALAAGDKGIDVLPHLERYSKAIGLAFQVQDDILDIISDTETLGKPQGSDQELNKSTYPSLLGLEGAIEKAHSLLQEALQALEAIPYNTQLLEEFARYVIERKN